The nucleotide window CTGGTGACTACAAACCACCAGTACCTGCTGCTGTTCACCAACAAAGGGCGCATGTTCCAGCTTAAGGTGCATCAGGTGCCCGAAGGCAGTCGTACCGCCAAGGGAATGCACATCAACAACCTGCTGCCCATGGAAGAAAACGAATGGGTGAACACCGCGCTGACTATCCGTGAATTCACGGAAGAAAAGTATTTCCTTTTCTCCACCCGTAAAGGCATGGTCAAGCGCTCCAGTGCATCGCTGTATGCCAAGGCCCGTCGTACAGGGCTTATTGCCGTGGGGCTGCGTGAAGGAGATGAGCTTATCATGGTGCGCGAGGTGGATGACAACTGCGAAGTTGTTCTGACCACCGAAAAAGGTATCGCCATACGCTTCGGCTGCGGCGATGTGCGCCCCATGGGGCGTTCCGCTACCGGCGTCAAAGGCATTGCGCTGAGTCAGGACGACAGTGTGGTGGCCTGCGTTACCGTGCAGGGCGGACTGGAATCGGAAATAATGACCGTTTCGCGGTACGGATACGGCAAACGGACACTTATCGATCGGTACCGTGTGCAGAGCCGCGGAGGTAAAGGTGTCATCAACTTCAAGGTGACACCCAAGACCGGTGAAGTGCTGGGCGCCATGACCGTAGTATCCAACGACCAGCTGATTCTGCTTACCTCCACCAACAAGATTATCCGCATAGGTGTGAAAGAGGTCCGCAGTGTGGGCCGCGCCACACAGGGCGTGCGTCTTGTCTGGCTGGACGAAGGCGACCATGTGGTCGGCTTTGACAGAGTTTCGGAGCAGGAACAGGAACAGCTTGACGATTAGGCGGGCATGATGCTGCAAAGGCAGACTGTTGCGCGTTGCGCACTGTGCATTACTGTCATGCTTTGGGCCTTTTTTTCATGGGGCTGCAAAGAAAATGACGGCCGTGCCGACCTGCTCGCTCTGGCGCGTACCGCCTTTGCCGAAAAGCAGTACATAGAGGCCGAGCGCCATTACGAACGTTATCTGCAGTTGTATCCCCATGCGGAAAACCGCTGGGAGGTATGGAACAAGCTTGTGGAGATAGCGCGCGGAGTGCGCGGAAAGCCTTCAGCGGCGGCAGAACTGCTTGAATCCATGTATCTTGAATTCGGGCTTGAGCCGCAGCGGGCGCAGTCTGTACTTCATGATCTTGCTTCGCTGTATGAAGAGCTGCACCGGCGTGACAGAGCGCTGGAAGTGTGGCTGAAGTATCAGACTTTGCCGGATCTGACAGACCGGCAACAGGCCGAAGCGCACAGGCGCGCGGCACGGATATACCGGGACCGCGGCGAATACGATCTTGCGCTTGAATCCCTGCGGGCCTGTCTGGATATGGAACTGCCTCAGGATATGCACGCCCGTTGCGTGTACGAACTGGCACAGACCGATATCTACATGAACAACTACCGCAGAGCCGAAAGTCTGTTGCGTGAGCTGCAGGGCATGACCGCAGCCGAAAGCACTGTGCGCGCTCTGGGCATGCTGGCACTCGCCGATGTGCTGCAGCATCAGAAGCGTTACGCAGAAGCGCGCAACGTCCTGAAGGGAATTCAGGACAGCTATCCTAACCCGCAGGTCATAGAAACACGCCTGCGCATGCTGGATGACAAACTGAACCGCTGAATCCCGCAGGCCGCTCCGGTACATCCGGAGCGGCATTTTCTCTTTCTCCGCTTCTTCCTCCGGTTGGCAAGGTCGATCATCTCCCTGCCTGCCGGAGGCTGTTTATTTTTGTTTCAGATTTTGTATGTCTCCGACGGGCAAGGGGAATGATTCCCCTTGCATCCCCCATTGCGCCCGGCGCGGACCGGTCAGCTGTACCCTTTTGGGCGTACGGGGCGGCATCACCGGTCCGGCGCAAGACAGTACAGCGCGCTGCAGGCGTATCTGCGGAACATGCAAGGCGCGCACCGAGGGTGCAGGGAGATCATCTCCCTGCCTGCCGGAGGCTGTTTTTGTTTCTGGTTTTGTATGTCTCCGACGGGCAAGGGGAATGATTCCCCTTGCATCCCCCATTGCGCCCGGCGCGGTCCGGTCAGCTGTGCGCTTACGGGCGTACGGGGCGGCATCACCGGTCCGGCGCAAGGCAGTACAGCGCGCCGCAGGCGTATCTGCGGAACATGCAAGGCGCGCACTGAGGGTGCAGGGAGATGATCTCCCTGCCCGCCGGAGGCTGTTTTTATTTCAGGTATTTTTATATCTGCAACGTGTATGACGTCCCTGCGGCTTTACTTGTCGGGAACTGGTATTGACCCATGCGGCGCTTGTGATAGTTTTTTTCTTCACCGTAAGGGGTAGCGCATGTGGGATGAAAAGCACGTTCAGAGATACGAAGCCTGGTATGCGGGCAAAGCCGGCAGTTTTGCCCTGCGTCAGGAAAAGCGTCTGCTGGAGAATCT belongs to Oleidesulfovibrio alaskensis DSM 16109 and includes:
- a CDS encoding tetratricopeptide repeat protein, with protein sequence MLWAFFSWGCKENDGRADLLALARTAFAEKQYIEAERHYERYLQLYPHAENRWEVWNKLVEIARGVRGKPSAAAELLESMYLEFGLEPQRAQSVLHDLASLYEELHRRDRALEVWLKYQTLPDLTDRQQAEAHRRAARIYRDRGEYDLALESLRACLDMELPQDMHARCVYELAQTDIYMNNYRRAESLLRELQGMTAAESTVRALGMLALADVLQHQKRYAEARNVLKGIQDSYPNPQVIETRLRMLDDKLNR